Proteins encoded together in one Prochlorococcus marinus str. MIT 9211 window:
- a CDS encoding ABC1 kinase family protein gives MVIGYDASRDFLWLLVQPWIWIPRIIIIIVSISIFAFKLFFLGQSKSSNIQRGLAKDLLESLTTLGPCFIKVGQSLSTRPDLIPKEWLEELTKLQDSLPAFSHPRAIEILQNEIGYPLESYFEEFPDEPIASASLGVVYKAKLKNKNTVAVKIQRPGLTYIIRRDLVIIRILSSLISPILPLNLGFGLSEIIDEFGISLFKEIDYKQEADNAERFSRLFASNKYVTVPKVERMYSSSKVITTSWIEGIKLKDSEYLRENSINPTEIIRTAVTSGIQQLLEFGYFHADPHPGNMFALKNTLGGMGHLAYVDFGMMDSISNEDRITLTGAIVHLINKDFLSLANDFVKLGFLNEEEDLSKIVPILEEVLGGVLTKEVNSFNLKSITDKFSELMYDYPFRVPARFALIIRAVVSQEGLAIKLDPSFKILRFAYPYVAKRLLVEQNEEMIEILMDIIFDKYDHIRVDRLEALLNVLTEGSDTPGNELLPVARDGLKLLISSKGSPVRRKLLMSLIKDDKINISEMQELVKLLKSTFSPISIANGFLPLLKSKSKSPLS, from the coding sequence AAGATCTTCTGGAAAGTCTTACAACTCTGGGTCCTTGCTTCATAAAAGTTGGACAATCTTTATCAACACGACCTGATTTAATCCCAAAGGAATGGTTAGAAGAGCTTACTAAGCTTCAAGATAGTTTGCCTGCATTTAGCCATCCACGAGCAATTGAAATTCTACAAAATGAGATCGGCTATCCATTAGAAAGTTATTTCGAAGAGTTTCCTGATGAGCCAATAGCTTCTGCTAGTCTAGGAGTGGTTTACAAGGCGAAATTAAAAAACAAAAATACTGTAGCAGTAAAGATTCAAAGGCCAGGATTAACTTATATTATTAGAAGAGATCTTGTAATTATTAGGATTCTTAGTTCGTTAATAAGCCCAATACTTCCTTTAAATCTTGGCTTTGGACTCAGTGAAATTATAGATGAATTTGGAATAAGCCTATTCAAGGAGATTGACTATAAGCAAGAAGCAGATAATGCTGAAAGATTTTCAAGACTCTTTGCATCTAACAAATACGTCACTGTACCTAAAGTAGAACGGATGTATTCATCTTCTAAAGTTATTACTACCAGTTGGATTGAAGGAATAAAATTAAAAGATAGCGAATACCTAAGGGAAAACTCAATTAATCCAACAGAAATAATCCGAACAGCGGTAACAAGTGGTATTCAACAACTACTCGAATTTGGATATTTTCATGCAGACCCTCACCCTGGGAATATGTTTGCATTAAAGAATACTCTTGGAGGAATGGGCCACTTAGCCTATGTAGACTTTGGCATGATGGACTCAATCTCTAATGAGGACAGAATAACTCTTACTGGCGCAATTGTTCATTTAATAAACAAGGATTTCCTTTCATTAGCAAATGATTTTGTAAAATTAGGGTTCTTAAATGAGGAAGAAGATCTAAGTAAAATAGTACCAATCCTAGAAGAAGTACTTGGTGGAGTACTTACTAAAGAAGTTAATTCATTTAATCTTAAAAGTATAACTGACAAGTTTTCTGAATTAATGTATGACTACCCCTTTCGGGTACCAGCACGTTTCGCTCTAATAATAAGAGCAGTTGTTAGCCAAGAGGGCCTAGCTATAAAATTAGACCCTAGCTTTAAGATACTGCGTTTTGCTTATCCCTATGTAGCGAAGCGTCTACTAGTAGAACAAAATGAAGAGATGATCGAAATACTTATGGATATAATATTTGATAAGTATGATCATATAAGAGTTGATCGACTTGAAGCTTTATTAAATGTTTTAACAGAAGGTTCAGATACTCCCGGCAATGAATTACTCCCTGTTGCTAGAGATGGCTTGAAACTGCTTATCAGCTCTAAAGGTTCGCCAGTAAGAAGAAAACTATTGATGTCTCTTATAAAAGATGACAAGATTAATATTTCAGAAATGCAAGAGTTAGTAAAGTTACTTAAAAGTACCTTCAGCCCAATCTCTATTGCAAATGGATTTTTACCTTTATTAAAATCTAAAAGTAAATCTCCTCTTTCATAA
- a CDS encoding pseudouridine synthase: MIKQRLQKIIAESGICSRRKAEELIIQHKVLVNGFAAKIGDKANPENDQIIVNGYRIPKVIFNRVILLNKPRGIISSCNDQFGRKTVLSLIPSDIRKGLYPIGRLDYESRGAILLTNNGDLTLKLTHPKFNHTKSYFVWVKGLPSSSTLSEWRQGTVLDGKITMKAKVNLIKSLKHQSLIQIEMKEGRNRQIRRISEKFGHPVIDLKRVAISKIKLGNLQEGCWREVKEDELSCLYQ; the protein is encoded by the coding sequence ATGATTAAGCAAAGGCTGCAAAAAATTATTGCTGAGTCAGGAATATGCTCTAGGCGTAAAGCAGAAGAGTTAATTATCCAACATAAAGTTCTGGTGAATGGATTTGCGGCAAAAATTGGGGATAAAGCAAATCCTGAAAACGATCAAATAATTGTAAATGGTTATAGGATCCCAAAGGTAATTTTCAATAGAGTGATTCTTCTTAATAAGCCTAGAGGTATTATTAGCAGCTGTAATGATCAATTTGGAAGAAAAACTGTTTTAAGCCTAATACCAAGCGATATTAGGAAAGGTCTATATCCAATAGGAAGATTAGATTATGAAAGTAGAGGTGCAATATTACTAACCAATAATGGTGATCTAACTTTAAAGCTAACACACCCAAAATTCAACCATACAAAATCATATTTTGTATGGGTCAAAGGATTACCTAGTAGCTCAACACTTTCTGAGTGGAGGCAAGGAACAGTTCTTGATGGAAAGATAACAATGAAAGCAAAGGTTAATCTTATAAAGTCTCTCAAACATCAAAGTTTGATCCAAATAGAAATGAAAGAAGGTAGGAATAGACAAATAAGACGGATATCCGAGAAATTTGGTCACCCAGTAATCGATCTAAAAAGAGTTGCCATATCAAAAATAAAACTTGGCAACCTTCAAGAAGGATGCTGGAGAGAAGTTAAAGAAGATGAGTTATCATGTTTATACCAATAA
- a CDS encoding helix-turn-helix domain-containing protein, translating into MDKVKSRQLKGINDLSSKNIIFNEKFSIASKMLKEKREQRGLSRTDLSSQTRISVAVIQAIENGWLNQLPEKAYLSKMLLILEDQLGLKRNSLKIFCEEESKSDKSLRLFTLGNINIFSSWQGSFIYFLLIGLSIFMINKQQEYLSIKNSQTTAPIIIK; encoded by the coding sequence ATGGATAAAGTCAAATCAAGACAACTGAAAGGAATAAATGATTTATCTTCCAAGAATATTATTTTTAATGAAAAGTTTTCAATTGCAAGTAAGATGTTAAAGGAAAAAAGAGAACAGAGAGGTTTATCAAGAACAGACCTATCATCTCAAACAAGAATCTCTGTTGCTGTAATTCAAGCTATAGAAAATGGATGGCTAAATCAGTTGCCTGAAAAAGCATACCTTTCAAAAATGCTTCTTATTTTAGAAGATCAATTGGGTCTTAAAAGAAACAGCCTAAAAATTTTTTGCGAAGAAGAAAGCAAGTCAGATAAAAGTCTAAGGTTATTCACACTAGGTAATATAAATATTTTCTCTAGTTGGCAAGGAAGTTTTATCTACTTCCTTTTAATTGGATTAAGTATCTTTATGATCAACAAGCAACAGGAGTATCTTTCAATCAAAAATAGTCAAACAACCGCACCAATTATTATAAAGTAG
- the malQ gene encoding 4-alpha-glucanotransferase: protein MIEVNSAKPRFSGVLLHPTSLPGKRTCGGFGQEARDWLELLAKSGISVWQVLPLSPPDSTGSPYSSPSSFAFNPWLLDVNDLAQQGFIAMDVCNELSSSKQDINSSMDFDLANLHSRKLGQALRKEWPIQNSSSHKEFLDWCADQFWLEDHVMFMELRIQNNQLPWWEWPEDLALHNKKELNNFKVNFKEALLEHSLLQWHLDRQWSSIRSLANDLGILIFGDLPFYVSRDSADVWSNRSLFSILANGEMYMQSGVPPDYFSETGQLWGTPVYRWQSNKRSHFRWWRRRLSRQWNQFDLLRLDHFRALDSFWAVPGNDKTAQDGSWIPSPGLKLLKLLKKDYGQKLPLIAEDLGVITPRVEKLRNYFGLPGMKILQFAFDGNQENPYLPENIRDYRSIVYTGTHDNETTTGWWAEVGPEIKSRLRKQSNQENDSPAWQLIELGLQTQACLFIAPMQDILGLGNEARFNTPGTVKRSNWSWRLEAFNDSVLAGVEKYGQLSKSYGRSFAEVSTLIG from the coding sequence ATGATAGAAGTTAATTCAGCTAAACCCCGATTTAGTGGAGTATTGCTTCACCCCACGTCTTTACCAGGTAAAAGGACATGTGGTGGGTTTGGACAAGAGGCAAGAGATTGGCTGGAGTTACTTGCAAAGTCAGGAATCAGTGTTTGGCAAGTATTGCCACTATCTCCCCCTGACTCAACTGGCTCTCCATATAGTTCTCCTTCAAGTTTTGCATTCAATCCTTGGCTGCTTGATGTAAATGATCTTGCTCAACAGGGATTTATTGCGATGGATGTTTGCAATGAATTATCCAGCAGTAAGCAAGACATAAATTCAAGTATGGACTTTGACTTGGCTAATTTACATAGCAGAAAGTTAGGTCAGGCATTAAGAAAAGAATGGCCTATCCAAAATAGTTCTTCTCACAAGGAATTTCTGGATTGGTGTGCTGATCAGTTTTGGCTTGAAGATCATGTGATGTTTATGGAACTTCGTATTCAGAACAATCAACTTCCTTGGTGGGAATGGCCTGAGGACTTAGCTCTGCATAACAAAAAAGAACTAAATAATTTTAAAGTTAATTTTAAGGAGGCTCTTCTAGAACACTCTTTATTGCAATGGCATTTAGATCGTCAGTGGTCATCAATAAGGTCTTTAGCAAATGATTTGGGGATATTGATTTTTGGAGATTTGCCTTTCTATGTTTCAAGAGACAGTGCTGATGTTTGGAGTAATAGGTCTTTATTCTCAATTCTTGCAAATGGAGAAATGTATATGCAAAGTGGAGTTCCACCTGACTATTTTTCAGAAACAGGTCAGCTATGGGGTACGCCTGTCTATCGTTGGCAAAGCAATAAAAGATCTCACTTTAGATGGTGGCGCAGAAGGCTTTCCCGACAGTGGAATCAATTTGACTTATTACGACTAGATCATTTTCGAGCGCTTGATTCATTCTGGGCTGTACCTGGTAATGACAAAACTGCTCAAGATGGTTCGTGGATTCCATCCCCTGGACTTAAGTTACTTAAGCTTCTTAAAAAAGATTATGGTCAAAAACTTCCATTGATTGCTGAGGACCTTGGTGTTATTACTCCTCGAGTTGAGAAATTAAGAAATTATTTTGGATTGCCCGGGATGAAAATTCTTCAATTCGCTTTTGATGGAAATCAAGAAAATCCCTATTTGCCTGAAAACATTAGAGATTATCGATCAATTGTCTACACAGGCACTCATGACAATGAAACTACTACTGGTTGGTGGGCAGAGGTTGGACCTGAAATTAAATCAAGGCTTAGAAAACAATCCAATCAAGAAAATGATTCCCCTGCATGGCAATTAATAGAGCTTGGCTTACAGACACAAGCATGTTTATTCATAGCTCCTATGCAGGACATACTTGGACTAGGCAATGAAGCCCGTTTTAATACTCCTGGCACTGTTAAAAGAAGTAATTGGTCTTGGAGGCTAGAGGCATTTAATGACTCAGTGTTGGCAGGTGTTGAAAAATATGGACAATTGTCGAAATCATATGGTAGAAGCTTCGCAGAAGTTTCTACTTTAATTGGATGA
- a CDS encoding ribose-phosphate pyrophosphokinase — MTSFITAANTKQKNISHDTRRLRLISGTSNPALSKEIAQYIGIPCVPLVSKRFADGELYIQIQQSIRGCDVFLIQPTCAPVNDSLMELMIMVDACKRASARQITAVIPYYGYARADRKTAGRESITAKLTANLLVSSGVDRVLAMDLHSAQIQGYFDIPCDHIYGSPVLVDYLATKQLDEVVVVSPDVGGVARARAFAKQMKDAPLAIIDKRRSAHNVAESLTVIGEVANKTAILIDDMIDTGGTICAGAELLRKEGAKRVFACASHAVFSPPAYSRLSIPNLFEQVIVTNSIPVPNDLNFEQLQVLSVANMLGEAILRIHEESSVSSMFR; from the coding sequence GTGACAAGTTTTATCACCGCAGCTAATACAAAACAAAAGAATATTAGCCATGACACTAGAAGGTTAAGGCTAATAAGCGGGACTTCCAACCCAGCTCTTTCAAAAGAAATAGCCCAATATATTGGGATTCCATGCGTTCCTCTTGTTTCCAAAAGATTTGCAGATGGTGAGCTTTATATCCAGATTCAACAATCCATTAGAGGGTGCGACGTCTTTCTAATTCAACCCACTTGCGCCCCTGTAAATGACAGTTTAATGGAACTAATGATAATGGTGGATGCCTGCAAAAGGGCTTCTGCAAGACAAATTACGGCAGTCATTCCTTATTACGGATATGCTCGAGCAGATAGAAAAACAGCAGGAAGAGAATCCATAACAGCAAAACTAACTGCAAATCTTCTTGTCTCATCTGGTGTTGATCGTGTACTCGCAATGGACCTTCATTCAGCACAGATACAAGGCTATTTCGATATCCCTTGTGACCATATATATGGGTCACCTGTTTTAGTCGATTATCTAGCTACAAAACAATTAGATGAAGTAGTTGTGGTTTCTCCGGATGTAGGGGGGGTTGCCAGAGCTCGGGCTTTTGCAAAACAAATGAAAGATGCGCCTCTAGCAATTATCGATAAGAGACGCTCAGCTCATAATGTTGCAGAGAGTCTTACCGTAATCGGTGAAGTTGCCAATAAAACAGCCATTCTTATTGACGACATGATTGATACTGGAGGGACAATTTGTGCAGGAGCTGAACTACTAAGGAAAGAAGGGGCAAAAAGAGTATTTGCCTGCGCATCTCATGCCGTATTTTCTCCTCCTGCTTATAGTCGACTATCTATTCCCAATCTTTTTGAACAAGTTATTGTTACTAATAGTATCCCAGTCCCTAATGACCTAAACTTCGAACAATTACAAGTGTTATCTGTAGCGAATATGCTTGGAGAAGCGATTCTAAGGATACACGAAGAAAGCTCAGTAAGCTCAATGTTTAGGTAG
- a CDS encoding cAMP phosphodiesterase, with amino-acid sequence MLALLCLFQLPATAKNKQKNKPATDEDTFLYRTLGGSYICNARTAGIEFPKAVGIASGTYVQVLEGKHGGKVKSVGKKKLGREQLYTGAEFQVITAAIQFCPDKVPDDIKEKVKSALDKELKKKD; translated from the coding sequence TTGCTAGCGCTTCTTTGCCTTTTCCAGCTACCAGCAACTGCGAAAAACAAGCAAAAGAATAAGCCCGCTACGGACGAGGATACTTTTCTTTATAGAACCTTAGGAGGTAGCTATATATGTAATGCAAGAACAGCTGGCATTGAATTTCCCAAAGCTGTAGGCATCGCTTCTGGTACTTATGTTCAAGTGCTTGAAGGAAAACATGGAGGCAAAGTCAAGAGTGTAGGCAAGAAAAAGCTGGGCCGAGAACAGTTATATACTGGAGCTGAATTTCAGGTGATAACAGCAGCGATTCAATTTTGCCCAGATAAAGTCCCTGATGATATTAAGGAGAAGGTTAAAAGTGCACTTGATAAAGAGCTAAAGAAGAAGGATTAG
- a CDS encoding histidine kinase, producing MDEEYEKGRRKLKLLLVASRQHLSRGDIRTLINFLESEVSGFEVSLQFSDPTEQPEVLELHRLVAIPALIKINPQPKQIFAGSKIFDQLKNWLPRWEQEGLISGLDLNLRISDADATRTRREVLLEDELLVLRQENETLSARVESQERLLRMVAHELRTPLSAAVLAIQSQELGQINQEKFQEVVKRRLEEIELLSKDLLQVGSTRWEALFNPQKSNLSNITAEVILELEKLWLARGVGVNTDIPSDLPIVFADQRRMRQVLLNLMENALKYSRKGDTVSITMLHRTDQWVQCSICDQGPGIPEDEQQRIFLDRVRLPQTSSETPGFGIGLSVCRRIVEVHGGKIWVVSEPGQGACFHFTVPVWNGDNKS from the coding sequence TTGGATGAGGAATATGAAAAGGGAAGAAGAAAGCTGAAGCTTCTTCTTGTTGCAAGTCGGCAACACCTCTCAAGAGGAGATATAAGGACACTTATTAATTTCTTGGAGTCCGAAGTGTCTGGTTTTGAGGTATCCCTTCAGTTTTCTGATCCTACTGAACAACCAGAAGTGCTTGAGCTTCATCGACTTGTTGCCATTCCAGCTCTAATAAAGATAAATCCCCAACCAAAACAAATTTTTGCTGGAAGTAAAATTTTTGATCAACTAAAGAACTGGTTGCCAAGATGGGAACAAGAGGGCCTTATTAGTGGTTTAGATCTCAATCTAAGAATTTCAGATGCTGATGCTACTAGGACACGCAGAGAGGTTCTTTTAGAAGATGAATTATTAGTTTTGCGACAAGAAAATGAAACTCTCTCAGCACGAGTCGAGTCTCAAGAAAGACTCTTAAGGATGGTTGCTCATGAATTAAGAACTCCACTATCAGCAGCAGTACTAGCGATACAAAGTCAAGAGCTCGGTCAAATTAACCAAGAAAAATTTCAAGAAGTTGTCAAAAGAAGGCTTGAAGAGATCGAATTACTCTCAAAAGATTTACTGCAAGTTGGAAGTACAAGATGGGAAGCTTTATTTAACCCACAAAAGTCAAATTTATCCAATATTACTGCCGAGGTAATTCTAGAACTGGAAAAACTTTGGCTCGCAAGAGGAGTAGGGGTTAACACTGATATTCCATCTGACTTACCAATAGTTTTTGCCGATCAAAGAAGGATGCGTCAGGTCTTGCTTAACCTGATGGAAAATGCACTCAAATATTCAAGGAAAGGAGACACAGTATCAATAACAATGTTACACAGAACTGACCAATGGGTTCAGTGCAGTATTTGCGACCAAGGGCCAGGTATTCCTGAAGATGAGCAACAACGGATCTTTTTAGATCGTGTTCGTCTTCCTCAAACGTCCAGTGAGACTCCTGGCTTTGGCATAGGTCTTTCAGTATGTAGACGCATAGTTGAAGTTCATGGAGGAAAGATTTGGGTGGTATCTGAACCTGGCCAAGGTGCATGCTTTCATTTCACAGTGCCTGTATGGAATGGAGATAACAAGTCCTAG
- a CDS encoding SRPBCC family protein: MSQLDFNERTIEQTMEVLPGGTRRLAAQLRTRTNFDALWNVLTNYDHLSEFIPNLASSKLVFRDENRIHLRQVGSQEFFGFTFSAEVLLELIENKADGILKFSLLEGDFRRFEGSWAIKQSASGQGSSIIYELIVQGCFGMPVSLIEDRLRIDLTNNLLAVEKASFEMLAKSN; the protein is encoded by the coding sequence TTGTCTCAATTGGATTTTAACGAACGAACTATAGAGCAAACTATGGAAGTTCTTCCTGGAGGGACTCGTAGATTGGCAGCTCAACTCAGAACGAGGACAAATTTTGATGCGTTATGGAATGTACTTACAAATTACGATCATCTGAGTGAATTCATACCAAATCTTGCGAGCAGCAAACTGGTTTTTAGAGATGAGAATAGAATTCACCTAAGACAAGTGGGTTCACAAGAGTTCTTTGGCTTTACTTTTTCAGCAGAGGTCTTGTTGGAATTGATTGAAAATAAAGCGGATGGAATTTTGAAATTTTCACTTCTAGAAGGAGATTTCAGACGCTTTGAAGGCTCATGGGCAATAAAGCAATCAGCAAGCGGCCAAGGCTCCTCAATCATTTATGAGTTGATAGTGCAAGGATGCTTTGGGATGCCTGTATCTCTTATTGAGGACAGATTAAGAATTGATTTGACTAATAATCTTTTAGCAGTCGAAAAGGCATCTTTCGAAATGTTAGCCAAATCTAATTGA
- a CDS encoding FAD-binding oxidoreductase, translated as MSYSEANVIAGGLAHIPVLIGVFGFIQSFILKRTQAKGTSNQPSTQTKPASSVASSQPKVIKKPAHPNVPVNTYKPKTPFIGTVKENYSLLKSGAIGRVNHITFDLSSGDPLLKYVEGQSIGIIPAGEDANGKPHKIRLYSIASTRHGDDYKGNTVSLCVRQLQYEKDGKTIDGVCSTYLCDIKPGDKVKITGPVGKEMLLPEDENANIIMLATGTGIAPMRAYLRRMFDPTEQEKNSWNYKGNAWLFMGAPKTANLLYDSDFEGYKSKFPNNLRYTKAISREQKNARGGRMYIQDRVLEHADEIFALIENPKTHIYLCGLKGMEPGIDEAMTQAAASKGLVWSELRPQLKKAGRWHVETY; from the coding sequence ATGTCTTACTCGGAAGCAAATGTAATCGCCGGTGGCCTGGCGCATATACCTGTTCTCATTGGGGTATTTGGCTTTATTCAGTCATTTATTCTCAAGCGAACCCAAGCAAAAGGCACATCCAATCAGCCCAGTACTCAGACGAAGCCAGCCTCATCAGTGGCTTCTTCACAGCCAAAAGTAATTAAAAAGCCAGCCCATCCAAATGTTCCCGTTAATACCTATAAACCAAAGACCCCTTTTATTGGGACTGTTAAAGAGAACTACTCACTATTGAAATCAGGTGCAATTGGTAGGGTTAATCACATAACCTTTGATCTATCTAGTGGAGACCCTCTTCTTAAATACGTAGAAGGTCAAAGCATTGGAATAATTCCTGCTGGCGAAGATGCTAATGGTAAACCTCACAAAATTCGGCTCTATTCAATAGCCAGTACAAGACATGGTGATGACTATAAAGGTAATACAGTTTCTCTATGTGTCCGTCAACTTCAATATGAAAAAGATGGCAAAACTATTGATGGAGTCTGTTCAACTTATCTGTGTGACATAAAGCCTGGAGACAAGGTAAAAATCACCGGACCTGTTGGGAAAGAAATGCTTCTTCCTGAAGACGAGAATGCCAACATAATTATGCTCGCCACAGGTACAGGCATAGCCCCTATGAGAGCCTATCTTCGAAGAATGTTTGATCCAACAGAACAAGAAAAAAACAGCTGGAACTACAAAGGGAATGCATGGCTGTTCATGGGTGCTCCAAAAACTGCAAACCTTCTTTATGACTCTGATTTTGAAGGCTACAAGTCTAAATTCCCTAACAACCTACGTTATACAAAAGCAATTAGCAGGGAACAAAAGAATGCCAGAGGTGGTCGCATGTACATTCAAGATCGGGTACTTGAACACGCTGATGAGATATTTGCATTGATTGAGAATCCAAAAACTCATATTTATCTTTGTGGTTTAAAAGGAATGGAACCTGGCATAGATGAAGCAATGACTCAAGCAGCAGCTTCAAAAGGCTTGGTTTGGTCAGAATTAAGGCCTCAACTTAAGAAAGCAGGCAGATGGCACGTTGAGACGTATTAA
- the zwf gene encoding glucose-6-phosphate dehydrogenase — MRTQPTNPLRIGLRQERVVSPQCLIIFGASGDLTHRKLIPALFELFKQRRLPSEFAILGCARRPWTDEEFREKMAFALESKVKQSTKEWEQFSANLFYEPVDLQRSEDVLKLSTRLEEIDRLKATHGNRTFYLSVAPKFYAMACKSLAGVGLLSDPKRNRIVIEKPFGRDYASAQTLNQIVQSCALESQIFRIDHYLGKETVQNILVLRFANTIFEPIWNRNYISNIQITSAETVGVEDRAGFYESAGALRDMVQNHLTQMLAITAMEPPGHFDPEAIRNEKAKVLQAAHLANEKEPWKCCVRGQYSQGGNKNSPILGYRQEPGVDPNSTTETYVAMKLFVDNWRWQGVPFYVRTGKRLAKRTSEVVLTFREAPVHLFDAAGGSPTSNQLVLRIQPNEGAEFRFEVKSPGSGMRSRPVEMEFSYDESFGEPSDEGYVRLLADVMLGDPTLFTRSDEVEAAWRLYTPLLELIEDSPWQLPVYQYEARTWGPAESDALLAKDQLLWRRP; from the coding sequence ATGCGGACCCAGCCTACAAACCCCTTAAGGATAGGTCTTAGGCAAGAAAGAGTTGTATCACCTCAGTGTTTGATAATTTTTGGTGCAAGTGGAGATTTGACACACAGGAAACTAATCCCTGCACTTTTTGAACTCTTTAAGCAGAGACGATTACCTAGTGAGTTTGCCATACTTGGATGCGCACGAAGACCATGGACTGATGAAGAATTCCGAGAAAAGATGGCATTTGCTCTTGAAAGCAAAGTCAAACAAAGTACCAAGGAATGGGAACAATTTTCAGCCAATCTTTTCTATGAACCTGTAGATCTTCAAAGGTCGGAAGATGTCCTGAAACTATCAACACGTTTAGAAGAGATAGATCGTTTAAAAGCGACTCATGGCAATAGAACCTTTTACCTTTCTGTAGCACCTAAGTTTTATGCAATGGCTTGCAAATCCCTTGCAGGGGTGGGCCTTCTAAGTGATCCCAAACGCAATCGAATTGTCATAGAAAAGCCTTTTGGGCGTGACTACGCTAGCGCGCAAACTTTGAATCAAATAGTTCAAAGTTGTGCGCTTGAGAGTCAAATCTTCCGTATCGATCACTATCTGGGGAAAGAAACCGTACAGAATATTTTGGTACTAAGGTTCGCAAACACTATTTTCGAACCGATTTGGAATAGAAACTACATCTCAAATATCCAAATCACATCAGCCGAAACAGTTGGTGTTGAAGACCGAGCCGGTTTTTACGAAAGCGCAGGTGCTCTAAGAGATATGGTACAGAATCATCTGACTCAAATGCTTGCGATAACAGCGATGGAACCACCTGGTCACTTTGACCCGGAAGCTATCCGAAATGAGAAAGCGAAGGTTCTACAAGCCGCACATCTTGCTAACGAAAAAGAGCCCTGGAAATGTTGCGTAAGAGGTCAATATTCTCAAGGTGGAAATAAAAATAGCCCGATTCTTGGATACAGACAGGAACCAGGAGTGGACCCAAATAGCACCACTGAAACTTATGTCGCGATGAAACTATTCGTAGACAATTGGCGATGGCAAGGAGTTCCTTTTTACGTTCGAACTGGTAAAAGGTTAGCCAAAAGGACAAGTGAAGTTGTTCTTACTTTCAGAGAAGCTCCTGTTCACCTTTTCGACGCAGCTGGTGGCTCTCCCACGTCAAATCAACTGGTTTTAAGAATCCAACCAAATGAGGGGGCTGAATTTCGATTTGAGGTTAAATCCCCAGGTTCTGGGATGAGAAGTCGCCCAGTTGAAATGGAATTTTCTTATGACGAATCTTTTGGAGAACCTTCTGACGAAGGTTATGTCAGACTTTTGGCTGACGTAATGCTCGGCGATCCAACACTGTTTACCAGAAGTGATGAAGTAGAAGCAGCATGGAGGTTATATACCCCTTTATTGGAATTAATAGAAGATAGCCCCTGGCAACTACCTGTTTACCAATATGAAGCTAGAACATGGGGACCAGCCGAATCTGATGCCCTATTAGCTAAAGACCAATTGCTTTGGCGTAGACCCTAA